One window of the Allosaccharopolyspora coralli genome contains the following:
- a CDS encoding serpin family protein, with protein MSEHLHFSLSLHHALAPAGDRGFCWSPYSVASALGLAAAAAGGDTRRELAAALRLREDDDLAGLLETLDGAARLGHSERDDGPELAVANTLWTHEDLPVEESYLKTLADWPGNVVRHAPFRADPDRARRTINADVAETTRHLIPELLPEGTVDAETVAALVNALYLKVSWAEAFTEDNTGPQPFDSPSGRREVPTMRAERRSGYAHQDGWQIATVPAAGGVEAVVLLPDDDLTTAEPQLTPRRLEQLLAARSPRKLDLWLPKFEATGEAELERSLSTLGVERMFTPAADFTPLTSEPLKVSSVMHQSVLRIDEAGLEGAAATAVMMRLTSVDTTEPRTVRIDRPFLFLVRHRDTGALYFVARVVDPS; from the coding sequence GTGAGCGAACACCTGCACTTCAGCCTGTCCCTGCATCACGCTCTGGCGCCTGCGGGCGACCGTGGCTTCTGCTGGTCGCCGTACTCCGTGGCGAGCGCGCTCGGTCTCGCGGCGGCCGCTGCCGGTGGTGACACCCGGCGTGAGCTCGCCGCCGCACTGCGACTCCGCGAGGACGACGACCTCGCGGGCCTGCTCGAGACCCTCGACGGCGCCGCGAGGCTCGGTCACTCCGAGCGGGACGACGGGCCCGAGCTGGCAGTGGCGAACACCCTGTGGACGCACGAGGACCTGCCTGTCGAGGAGTCGTACCTGAAGACGCTCGCCGACTGGCCGGGCAACGTCGTGCGGCACGCACCGTTCCGAGCCGACCCGGACCGCGCTCGCCGGACGATCAACGCCGACGTCGCCGAGACGACTCGCCACCTGATCCCGGAGCTGCTGCCCGAGGGCACCGTCGATGCCGAGACGGTGGCGGCCCTGGTCAACGCCCTGTACCTCAAGGTCTCGTGGGCCGAGGCGTTCACCGAGGACAACACCGGTCCGCAACCGTTCGACTCCCCGAGCGGCCGTCGTGAGGTGCCGACGATGCGCGCCGAGCGGCGCAGCGGCTACGCGCACCAGGACGGTTGGCAGATCGCGACGGTGCCGGCCGCCGGCGGTGTCGAGGCCGTCGTCCTGCTGCCCGACGACGACCTGACCACCGCCGAACCGCAGCTCACGCCGCGGCGACTCGAACAGCTCCTCGCGGCACGGTCGCCGCGCAAGCTGGACCTGTGGCTGCCGAAGTTCGAGGCGACGGGCGAAGCCGAACTCGAACGGTCGCTGAGCACCCTGGGTGTCGAGCGGATGTTCACCCCGGCCGCGGACTTCACCCCGTTGACCAGTGAGCCGTTGAAGGTGTCGTCGGTGATGCACCAGTCGGTGCTGCGCATCGACGAAGCCGGTCTCGAGGGTGCCGCGGCCACCGCGGTGATGATGCGGCTGACCTCGGTCGACACGACCGAGCCGCGCACGGTCCGGATCGACCGGCCGT